The Oceanidesulfovibrio indonesiensis genome segment CCACAATTTCCGTCAGAGAAACGATCGCCACCAGGTTATCGCGCTCCGGCGTCGCCAGCGCATTTTGCAGCTGCTGCAGCTCGGCCATCGCGCTGTCCACGCCAAGCTGACCGCTATCGACCTCAATGACCGCCACCACGCGCGGCTGGTTCAGATCGATCCCCAGACGCTGCGCCCATTCGCTGAGTGCAGGCGTATGCTCTTCCGCCTGAATAAGGTTCATCACCAGCTCTTCACGCAGGCGGCTATCCTGAGCCAGCAGGTGCATCAGGCGCGACTGCTCCAGCATCATCTCTGCCGTCATGCAGACCAGCTCGCCGTATTTTCGCAGAGACTCCGGCTCGCCGGTCAGGCCGATGACCCCGACAATCTCGCCTTCAAGGCGCAGCGGGAGG includes the following:
- a CDS encoding sugar diacid recognition domain-containing protein produces the protein IGSGDRERIGELHEGALLVLSQGRVVDIDDAVAKHLHGVRQGINLPLRLEGEIVGVIGLTGEPESLRKYGELVCMTAEMMLEQSRLMHLLAQDSRLREELVMNLIQAEEHTPALSEWAQRLGIDLNQPRVVAVIEVDSGQLGVDSAMAELQQLQNALATPERDNLVAIVSLTEIV